The nucleotide window CCTGATAATATAACTACGGAAGTCGCGATATTTCAagcacatttaatttatttgtctgccttaatattaatttagaacGCCACACAGAGAGGGGAGAGGGGAGAGGGTCAGAGCGAAATTTAATTAGCTTTTGTTCCAGCTCTAGTGGCGGCCTTCACGTAGcgtttatttaagaataaccAGGTTGTCTGGGGCCTTTTCTACAAGCTTATATgctcattttattataaaattacatacgtAACCTAAGCCGTTTTAAATACATCAGCAAAAACATGAATCGTAGTAAGGGCGGTGCTCAAACACTCATTACTATGGCACGTATCGGTAGGGAAGGGTGTGTGGGGGCACATCAGGAGGCGAGGAATGTCGTCAATCAAAGCGGACGATTACGGGATGGCTAGCAttctacatataaaattgtgttataaCATAGAGAAGATCTGGCTCAGCCAGCCAGCCTGCATATTTGCTTGACCTTAAACTACAATGTCTTACGAACATAATTGAGTTTTCTCCTTCAGCTCATTGATCAGATTATTGGGCGTTTCTTTGCTTTCCACggatttttatgttaaagtcTCCGAATGTATTTCTAAAACCTGCATGATTAATCCAAGTTCAGTACCGGTCTCACGGTAAGGTCGCGCGGACTAATTACTAGCTACACGTAATGTTCTCCGCTTTTGTTTCCCATAAGTTGAACCTTCTATCGCACAGACCTACTTCATGCtcagaaaaattaatagttgCTTGCGGTCAAGTATGCCTGTATGGGCTATTGTGAGGCATTGTTGGCCTGGGCTGGCCCGGATGACCGGGCGGGTCGCGCATGTGAGTCCGTGTAAGTAGCAATGTATTAAGCGCCCTAGTTCTTTTTGGGCCGCTGCATTGCGGTGTTAATCACGAGAACGCTCTCAATGCGATCATTTGTTCTGCTTTTTACtgaaatttaacttaatattacgAAGTTTAAAGTTGGTACATAGCCTCTAtactaataaatgtaataaattaactactgggatcttttttttagtttagtacCTACTCGTAGTACCAGGCTGACGAATGGCAAATTTcgcaaatttttattattcatgaatagtattgtattgaaaaataaaaacataataatatgatacaaattaaattctatgtCATTCCCCTCGTGTTGGTAAAGTCGAAAAGTACAACTTCTGCCACTATGAACGTGCGCCCTGCGGGAAACTTAAACGGTCAATGGACTCGTGTGTGTTGTGTGCATTAGAGAACCTAACTATTTCTGTATGTATAGAACAACTACTGTAGCCTCTTAACTAATTCTGAGTCCCTCGTCGAgttgctttattaaaattcttattgTTTTCTCTTACAGTTCATGCTACTACAATTAATGTaagctaaataatatatagctatGCTTTCTATTTAACgtaaattgaaaatgtatttttgttaaatatactaaTTGTTCTGTTGTAATAAATCTCTTTGAGAATATTTAGAGAGATGAATGTAGCCGCACAAAGTAAAGTTCAGTTTCAATTGCAAGTTGGGGTGAGGATTCCGACTGATAAAAGTATAGGAACGTCGTAATACGACAGCTGAAAGCAATCAAAGAGTTCTTTCTTGGTATTAAAACTTGCCTCCGGAGCCTCTCCTAGCTCACAATCTGATTATTGCCAGGACAACACTAAAGACTGAGCAGAATAAAACGAAACGGGTTTGAGgtttctaaatatttgaaaagacCCATGGCAAAcaattatcatattaattcGCATAAATGCCACCCGACGAACCGAAATAGTTTTGCGTTATATCAATCTTATTTGCTTTAATTTGAGCGGtgatctttaaaattttactgtaTCTTTAGACTATAAACAGAATCAAATGATTCGAAGGAATCTTCAACGAACAAGGCTTTCAAATGTGAGAAAAGTGACAATGTCGATTTTCAATTAGTTAGTGCTGAAGACTTGTAATATATAACACGTCTGCACGAAAACCATATTATGAGATGATATATAACAACGCGGTCCGAATAAGTACTTacctacaaataaatatacatcaatggtattttatacattttgatattgagaTTGACtttaacgtaaaaataaaaccgaaGAGCAATGAGATGAGCGACGTGAGCGAGACTAGTGAGCCATAAAACGGCTATTAAGTGAGTGGTTCGGGACGGGACGGAAGAGGGACGGTGAGGGACGGGTCGAGAAGTTCTCGTTATGTTTTATGCAAATCTCGTAAAGATGATTTATTAGCAAGCTTCAGTGCGCTCATTATGACCGCTTTAGGGGTCCTTTAAGACGGCGATGTTCAGAGTGCCCGaaagtaaaaagttttcataattactttataGGCGAAAAttcagtatttaaataattaatagtttcaaTAATACTATGAATTCTAAGAATTCGCATCAGGTCGATAGTTAACGAATCGGCTTCTCGCTCACGTTCTCTTCCTTCGTTCAACAAaatcttaaaaacaattaGCACATTTCGCAGTTCGCTAATACGCACAAAAACCATTTTCTTCGaggaaaattttattcaagtttcacaattaagtattaatattgtattaataatctatatcacgatattttactactaaataaatatatttttagggcAAATAAAGATATCACACTACATTAGTATTCTTGCCGCGCGCCTTCGTAATACCACTCGTACCCTTGTTCTGAACCCTATCCGAGCACaatctcaaataaaataagtaaacaaaGCCCTCATAAGCGACACAATTACGCAGTAAATTGCTTGCGAATCAAACAATAGCAATATAACGTTACGCAATGCGGGCCTCCAGAAGCCACCATCGGAAACATCGCTGTTACCCCAGCAGAAACTGACCGCAACAAActcatttttagtttttcttaaattgtTGCAATTTGTTAAcgcatataatttaattaacgacTTTTTTGATTGAAAACACTACATTcgatttttataagaatttaaatttacgtatataatatataatacaaaactctAGTAATAGCGAAAGCGTAGCATTAGTTTGGAGTAAATGTTCAGAGAGACCAAGATGTATTCGAGTAGCCTGTCAGAGCAagtctaataaattaatttagatcactgtttaatattttatatttaagttttgtttaatatttaagtttagatCACTGAGAGGTTAACAGCTCCTTAGCAAGTATGATATGACATAGTATGGTATATGAAACGTTTTCTCgtataatacgtttatttgaAAAAGCATATCGCTGCTAGTGAAGGCTTGATACGGGATGAGCTTAAATACAATTCGGTACCTTATAGGTGCACACAGAAAACAACTTTATATGAATGGTTATAgaattcaaaatgtattggaGGGGGTTATATTTACAGTGCCGAGAAGGCTATGCCCGTTCTAGTGATATTTACTTATGAGAATTCCGCGCGAACGCCGCCgctctattttatttcaattattctCACAACGGCAGTGTACTACGGACACCCAAGAGTTGTACGAGATGTATTAACCACTTCCACAGTTCAATGCGACAATTGCCATGTAaacgttacattaaaaatatgcttttattatcccattttgtaaaataaaatgataacaatTAGCAGGAAGCATATTAcgataagtaataaattacgaGCCGAAACAATTggttatttaacaattaacatGTTCTACCGTGCTCGTGGGGATCGATATGTCCAGCGGAGACCGTCCGATGCGAAGCGACGTATTCCCGGCCACTCGCTCGGCTCTGCTCTCCGCCCGCGATCCAATCTATCTCACAAACGGAGCCGCCAATTTGCAAGTTTTGACGAATGTCCAGATTTTTACGGTTTTTCATATTCGTCCAATCGTTATTACTAGGCTTTGATAGATTATGACGCATCGCCCgacaatatttacttattaaactaCAACTTCAAAAATGTGAGTATTCCATTAATTgaggtaaatatattaatcaggATCATAGATAAGAGAAATAATGCCTTATAGAAAACGAGGTCGAAGAGAGGGCTATTTAGGGCGCAGCATCTTTAGCCTGACTTTCTTTAACAGCTAATATGTCGGTCATCTTATCTCAATCACTGTTGCTAATTTACTGGCCGTCTGCCCGATgctaattactttttaacgACTAAAGACGCCTGTTCAACGTAGCTGTCTCCTACAGCTCGCTGATCTGTGATCGAAGCgtttaataatagaaaaccGCACCTTAGTacgctatttttatatattatatcactaTTCACTCTATCACTTCACtatcacataaaatattaatttccgaCTAAAAATGCTATCCTCGCAGCGGATCACAACGCAATTTGTACGATCGGCTTCGTTGGCAAGACGCGCGAGGTCGCATTATTTTCGTATTCACCTAAATGTGTCACGAAATTATGAGATCAATAGCGCCACGGACTGTATGCTTGTACGCCATCGCCATCATTACTATCACTtaccatttttataatagtatttgcaacagtaattaaaataatttttaccttAACATTAGCAAAGTGACAACTTgatatgataatttaatgaatgataatttaaatcattaatttcacAATAATTCATGATTAATTGCCGCGTGTTCAGGTAGGtgtagtttattaatttttctaatgCTTCAGTATAACATCGTGTCGGCTAGGTTTAAACAGGGCAATATTACTCCGAATCAGGTTTAGTAGCAGTGCCGCAGCGAATTAGAATACATGCCGTCACGGTGCGACCCtgatacacacacacacacacaaaataccCTGTCGCCCTCATTCGGTTCTCGCCCGAATTGATGTTGAGCTCTAGAACCTTACTCTAAATTAACCATCACGACGTAAAATATCTTCACTAATAGGTACTTCTTATACCCATTCAGGTTTCGTATTCGAAATAAGCTTTTTACGTCACATGTTTtaagtacaaataatatttagcataaaattaataaaatgtttacacaCTAATACGTTAACGATCCGAGGCACAAATTgcgatataattaaaaacttttctcATAAGTGAGTTGCCCTCGCCCACTCGCGTCAACTTAAAGTTAGGCAGCGCGCGAGTTAATAAGCATGGCTGGTGATGAAAAGGAATTGCTTTGCGAAACTCTACCGCGTATTCGGGTTTCACCTTCGCTACCATTGCAAATGTTGCGATCTCATTTAGGCTTTAGACAACGTCTGCTTTGTCGTTTATAATCGTTAATACGTACAATATGTACTTTGTCTTTGGTATCAATCGGCGTCATGTACCGAAATGATATTGCAAAATCGTGTATAACGATGTATAATATATGGAAAGTGCAAGTCACCGTTGAAGCCTTGtacttatttgtaaaaatagtagtacttgttaataatttcatatttttttacgtaagaGAGCGATACTTTTATCTATAATCATACATTAGGTGTTTACTTAATTATCCCAATGAGTAGCACAAAGTGACCTTGAAATTTTCCCGTTCCCCTCCACCCTTCATATCGATCGCTGCGTGTCAAATGACTGAGAAACTCGTGcaaaagagaaataaatatatataaacaaacgcAGAAGCAAGGCAGCACGATGTCTATGATTCTATGGCATCTTACTTTTTTGTGATCTCCGTTGACCTTTTGTATTAGatcttcttttaaattttacagatATTTAGCTGAACTAGAGATgatttagaatatatttagtcgtattatttgtttcatttgtGTCTACGGTTTTTGTCTGGATCAAACTTTAAGGGGACTATAAGACTAAGAGGTTTTAGTCAATTGGGGCTTATGGTGTAGATCGGTTGGCTTATGTTCGCTTTATTCTTAAACATTCTTGATGATTAttgaattaaagttatttgattTGAGTGATTACTGCAAGCATATCAGTTATAAGATTATTAAACGTCTCTTTCTTCTCTTATTTcagctatttaaattttgacttgtaaaatattttcctgcATTTTGATTTCCATTCTTCCAGGAACGCTGCCATAAAAGCGCCCCcagttattacaataataattaaattgtgtacTTTTAACATTAATCGATCATTTTTGCTTTACTTTCTCATACTATGATAATACTGAAACTCTGTAAAATGTTGTAGCGATGTCGTATATATCGTTATAAACGCAGTTGGTGGTTCGACAACGGACAACAAACGCTCTCGTTACAGAAGTTCGGTGAGCCTCAGCCGCCTCCGCCGCAGTTTGTGCCTAACTACTAGGtttgttaaaaactttattacaagAATAGTTCGCAACTATGCTAAGAGATTCATTTTACACCATAACAATGGCAAATACTGAGTTTCCttgggtatttttttttgatcgacCCTCACCATTGCGCTTATTAAGCCTTTTAGAATGGTAGAAaacagctcagcgagacgatacaagaaatgttactatatgaacctgatgatggacttcgaaggtgggtactgggtctcgaggatggtaagcagtagacataccgtcattgagctcgttgtaatcagctcagcgagacgatactagaaatgtaaCTATATGaccctgataatggactccgaaggtgggtactggatctcgaggatggttagcagtagacataccgtcattgagctcgttgtaatcagctcagcgagacgatactagaaatgtgactatatgaatctgataatggactccgaaggtgggtactggatctcgaggatggttagcagtagacataccgtcattgagctcgttgtaatcagctcagcgagacgatactagaaatgtgactatatgaacctgataatggacgctaaccatcctcgatactagaaatgtgactatatgaacctgataatggatgctaaccatcctcgagacccagtacccaccttcggagtccatcttcaggttcatttagtcacatttctagtatcgtctcgctgagctgattacaacgagctcaatgacggtatgtttactgcttatcatcctcgagatccagtacccacttaCAGATTACatcaggttcagcaacttattttactttgttgtacaagttgcacttgaaacttgacaactctaaatttgagttttgtttgggtaggtacttatatacatatacttataacatacaataatttccgaagttcatgtcctataatatttctttttatattttggcatttctaaaaaatcggcgggtaaaaactaaaatacgcaaatatttaattattattggctcCGAAACACAAGCGTAGTCCTCCCGTCAcaaagcgttgaggtggactgaagacaggccgcatgcagggctcgcgggtgtgaaattgcCGGGGGAAGCCTattgcgcttgagtttatttaccttttattactttccatgcccaggaaacgaattaatacaatttttttttatcaaaataataatatatgctatatctaataatacgtgtaagattaaaataaatcgcattaaccgttttggagcgaatttgtaatttatgtctaatctacggttcgatggtaaatttttttttgggaaattggtatagcttttatcttttttggttttatcaatcgatacagtaggcttcaacccacaatatacatttttttcaaatgcatatgagcgacagttcttccaacaatttaatttaaactagggctagttgaccgatttaaacactgttcaagccttaacttaaaattttcagAAGTAAGACAAGTTTTTAAAGAAAGTAAAGCTCTGAAAGACTTAAGgaagtgaataaataatcgatttttattttaatcgattatttttttcttacgaTCGATTTTTTGTaatcgattttattaattgtaaaaatcgatttttaataaatcgatTATATGAATTAGGcattttaaatcgatttttgtaaCGACGGACAAGATATATGGCAGGTACACCAGCAAAAAATAATGGCTGCTCATACGTCAATGACCAAAAATTCAGAATTAGACTTATATATTGCGGCACCATTATCAAATCTTAAAATGGACCCTCTCGATTTATGGAGAAGCTCTGAAGGAACTTTCTTAAAGTTAACTGCCTTGGCTCTGAAACACCTCTCAGTTATGGCCACTTCTGCACCAGCTAAAAGGTTATTTTCGAAAGCGGGAAATATTGTCAGAAAAACTAGGAACCGCATTTTAGGAAAGCGATtgccaaaattattatttttaaactctttgacTGAAGACTTATggcaataattttcttaagttttttgatttaatttcatttaaagtgTGAAGAAagctttcttttctttttcaatgtttatacCTAGCAATTATCGTTTCAGTTACTACTTAAACTAATCGGTTTATTTCACTTTGATTCTAGTCGATTGTTTAGTGATACAAAACATTtgtgacaattatttattttagtttttttattatttaaactcaaagcttgaagaaaactttttttctttttctaagtttgatacttaaaattatcattatgttTACTACTTAAACTAATCAGTTAATTTTACTTCGATTCTAGtcaaatgttaagtgatactaaaCATTTGtggcaattatttattttagtttttttttattatttaaactcaaagcttaagaataaaattattgtgttttttagttttaaaacatactaaacatttgtcattttattcattatttacccttatcagtttattttatttttttaagtcaaattttaaacaatactgATGAATAATATATCGAACAAGCATTTTTCGTATGAAAAAatcgaaataaaacaaatatcgatTATTTCCTCGAAAATCGATTTTTCACAAATCGATTTATCTTGAAACAAAAAGAatcgattattaaataatcgaTTTTTTCGACTTGAGGTCACATCCCTAGTCAAAGACTTAGTAAAGTTACTAACTCTCtctatgtttgttttgtttactgTCATGTTTTAAGTAAGAACGGTCAAAGTAAGTCATGAAATCTCAAAAAAAAAGCCTCAATTGTTATCGGCTGCCAGCTGTCACTGTGTTTTCTTCTTGTATAATGACTAACTCATAAGTAATCTGTGGTATTAACATAGCAATAAGCAGAGATTTTAGTCAGTTTACGATTATGTACAAAAAGattatctttgtttttaaaactttaaacaataataatcgaGACGTGCGTCCGCCGTCGTAAACAAAAAAGGATTCTCTGAGGCATTCTAATCTCAAATCATAACACAGTAGAAAAATGGTTGGTGATCGTGAGCGAAGTAGACATGGTAGCATGGAAAGAAAGCGAAGTAGAAGTCGGGAACGCCATCGAAgtccattatattataaagaaacaaaagcaAGTAACAGAATCCGAGAGGATAACAGAAATAAACCTGATCGTAACCGAGACCGAGATGGAAGCAGAGATCAAAAAAGAGGAAGGAGCTCGTTCAGAGGGGGTGAAAGTGGAGGTCTTGGAAGTGGTATGATGAGCTTGTTATTTGACatatagattaattttatctgaATTTAATGTGAGCTATTAAAAAGTACTTCCATAAACATTCTGTAGTATGGTCAATTCATATCACCAGTTAAATTTAGACTGCTTTACTTGGTTTAATAAACAAGTAAAGGCTTTTAAAGGTTTAACTGcagcatttttataataattttgttttacaaatagtAGAGTAGTTTTGAGTCtagttacttattattatacattgcAAGCTTTGCTATTTGTAGACTTACACATTAAATCATTTAAGAATGATGGTGAAACAAAATCTATCTTCATAATAGGCAACAAACATACTTGCCTTGTTTTACTTGAATGCAAGGTCTCTCAACATAACAATATAGGTATTACTTGAAATCTGATAATCCTTGTATATAGCTGAGTACAGCATACTACCTTGACTGACCACAAGTATGGTCAATCTTAATTTGATCAATTTGCCTGTGTTATGGGTCAAACAAGAACATgcataataacaattttggattctaataataataaaaagtttaattaatataggtGTACAATACATTGATTACATGCATAGATAATCTATACAATTTACCAATAGAAAAGTATATCAATCTTTATTCAATAATGAATTCCTCTATGTGTTAAGaacttagttatttatttaacttctaGGGTTGGGCAGTGGAGGTCTGGCTGCAAGAGGTCGTTACAAACCTCAAGAAGAAGAGTTTCTGGATGCACGGAGAGAAGAAAGGGAGAGAATCGGTGAAGTTGGGGTTTCTTCTATTTGGGGAAAATCACCATTGAGGCCTGAGTAAGTCATCTTTATCACTATCTGCTGGTATTAATTGATACTGCTGTTCATTATGAATACATTATTagatcttaaaaaatattatatatttatctgtaGTTTCGTATCATACtggaattatattatttgttgtaaaGATAATCATTTACAGTTCTGAAGAAGAACCAGATTCAAACTCGTCCGAAACGAGTAAGAAGAAGAAAAGCAAAAAGTCAAGCAAAGGGACAAAAGAGAAGTTgaaaaaattgaagaaaaagTTAAAGAAGGTAAAAAAAGCCCGTAAGAAAGCCAAAAAGAAACGAAGAAGCTCGAGCGAAGATTCCAGCGCCGACGAGCAAGAGGTGTGGGTGGAGAAAGGCAAAGAGGAAGAGGCTAGGGCGGTCGTGGGCGACGAAATCATCGGTCCCGCGCCCCGTTCCGGCCCACAGCTCGGCCACAAGGACTTCGGACGGGCGCTGCTGCCGGGCGAGGGCGCCGCCATGGCCGCCTTCGTCGCTGAGGGCAAGCGCATCCCGCGTCGAGGCGAGATCGGCCTCACCTCGGACGAGATCGCCTCATACGAATCCGTCGGGTACGTCATGAGCGGCAGCAGGCACCGCAGGATGGAAGCGGTGCGAATTCGCAAGGAGAACCAGATCTACTCCGCGGACGAGAAGCGCGCGTTGGCAGCCTTCAGCAAGGAAGAGCGAGCCAAGAGGGAGAACCACATACTGGCGCAGTTCCGAGAGGTGCTGCAGGCCAGGCAACGGTCGCATCATTGACCACGACATGTGAAACATtcacaaacataaatatatttcaatggcAAAACGACTCTCACCGTCCGGAAGAACGAACTGGAgtctaatgtaaataaaagaaatacgttttaaaaagagtttaattaaaacttaacagTACGGTATCTAAGGACTAGTCCGCGCCCCGACTCGTGCCCTCCAAGGCGGCCAGTCGCCGCTGGGCGGCGGCCAGTTGGTCCGTGAGCACCGCCAGCGCCGCCCTCACCGCCGCCAACTCCCTCCTCGCCGCGCAACCCGCCCCGCACCCCGCCGCCTCCTCCTCTCGCGACTCCCGCCGCTGCGGCGTCACGGCCACGAGGCGCGTGAGGTTGTTTCTGTTGAGCACGATCTTGAGAGGCCTCGCGCCCCCGCTCTCCTTCAGCAGCAGCTTGCCCGCGTCTGTCCTCGACACGAGATGGGCGTGCCGTCATTACGTATTCAATAACACTTATTGTTTTAAGAGAAAACAGAGCAGAAGTTTACCGGACAGGCCGACGGTGCGTCCGCTTTGCAGTGCCGTGAGCAGCGTACTGCCGGTGTCCGCGGGCAGCAGCGTGATGCCGTGCCGCCGCAAAAGCGCCGCCGCCGCCTAAGCACACACTTCCCTATCAATATACATCACTTGATTCGACAATTGATAACACTGGAGTCGAACTTTCCTTATTTTTCATGTCCGCCCCGGACGGCTTGTCCTCTTGCGTTTTAGCTGGCGATTTTAATTCTGGTCCTGTCGAACGTAAAGTTTGGTTAGACATTTTCATGTACTCTAGGGAAACCCATTCATCCTATTTAACCACTTGACATTAAGTCACATAAATTTCTTTTCAGCCTTTAAAGACCATCACTAACAGTCATTCTTTTGGTCATTTTAAATCAATGAATAAcaacaattaaacaaattataaataacgtaCCAGGAATGTCCTCGGTCACTTCGGGTGATAGCTTCTTTTCTTGCACCAACTGATCTGAAATTTATCACTgtgttttacttaaaatatgtagATCTTTCaatgttaaacaatattatattaaatagtaaacaAGATGTCATGGGTTCATTGGTACCGGTGGCGGCGTCGAGCTCGGCGCGAGCCAGCAGCGCCACGAGCGCCTGGTGTCCGCGGCGCAGCGCCAAGTCCTTGGGCCGCTGCCGAAACTTGCAACGCAGAGACGAGTCGGCCCCGGCTTGCAGCAGCGCGAGCGCCACCCCCTCGTGGCCTCGGGCGGCGGCCCAGTGCAGCGGCGTCATGCGCAACATGTCTCGGCAGTCGGGCGGCGAGCCGTGCGCCAGCAGCAGAGACACGACACGCTCGTGGCCGGCGTGGGCGGCCAGATGCAGCGGCGTGCGCTCCACTTTGGTGCGCGCGTCGCGGCTCACACCGGCGCGCAAAAGCACGGCGCAGGTGTCAGCGTGATCGTTGGCGGCGGCGAGGTGCAGGGCCGACGTACCTAGCCAATCCGTGGTAAAGGGCGCGCCGGCGGCCATTAGTTCCAAGACGAGGGCCGTGTC belongs to Pieris rapae chromosome 2, ilPieRapa1.1, whole genome shotgun sequence and includes:
- the LOC111001842 gene encoding NKAP family protein CG6066 isoform X1, which gives rise to MVGDRERSRHGSMERKRSRSRERHRSPLYYKETKASNRIREDNRNKPDRNRDRDGSRDQKRGRSSFRGGESGGLGSGLGSGGLAARGRYKPQEEEFLDARREERERIGEVGVSSIWGKSPLRPDSEEEPDSNSSETSKKKKSKKSSKGTKEKLKKLKKKLKKVKKARKKAKKKRRSSSEDSSADEQEVWVEKGKEEEARAVVGDEIIGPAPRSGPQLGHKDFGRALLPGEGAAMAAFVAEGKRIPRRGEIGLTSDEIASYESVGYVMSGSRHRRMEAVRIRKENQIYSADEKRALAAFSKEERAKRENHILAQFREVLQARQRSHH
- the LOC111001842 gene encoding NKAP family protein CG6066 isoform X2 codes for the protein MVGDRERSRHGSMERKRSRSRERHRSPLYYKETKASNRIREDNRNKPDRNRDRDGSRDQKRGRSSFRGGESGGLGSGSGGLAARGRYKPQEEEFLDARREERERIGEVGVSSIWGKSPLRPDSEEEPDSNSSETSKKKKSKKSSKGTKEKLKKLKKKLKKVKKARKKAKKKRRSSSEDSSADEQEVWVEKGKEEEARAVVGDEIIGPAPRSGPQLGHKDFGRALLPGEGAAMAAFVAEGKRIPRRGEIGLTSDEIASYESVGYVMSGSRHRRMEAVRIRKENQIYSADEKRALAAFSKEERAKRENHILAQFREVLQARQRSHH
- the LOC111001841 gene encoding ankyrin-3 isoform X1, with translation MSSELCSEDVVQLTYSIIKQGGPGAGRAGVVAGGVELGRQLLLAARAGDTALVLELMAAGAPFTTDWLGTSALHLAAANDHADTCAVLLRAGVSRDARTKVERTPLHLAAHAGHERVVSLLLAHGSPPDCRDMLRMTPLHWAAARGHEGVALALLQAGADSSLRCKFRQRPKDLALRRGHQALVALLARAELDAATDQLVQEKKLSPEVTEDIPGPELKSPAKTQEDKPSGADMKNKAAAALLRRHGITLLPADTGSTLLTALQSGRTVGLSDAGKLLLKESGGARPLKIVLNRNNLTRLVAVTPQRRESREEEAAGCGAGCAARRELAAVRAALAVLTDQLAAAQRRLAALEGTSRGAD
- the LOC111001841 gene encoding poly [ADP-ribose] polymerase tankyrase isoform X2; amino-acid sequence: MSSELCSEDVVQLTGGPGAGRAGVVAGGVELGRQLLLAARAGDTALVLELMAAGAPFTTDWLGTSALHLAAANDHADTCAVLLRAGVSRDARTKVERTPLHLAAHAGHERVVSLLLAHGSPPDCRDMLRMTPLHWAAARGHEGVALALLQAGADSSLRCKFRQRPKDLALRRGHQALVALLARAELDAATDQLVQEKKLSPEVTEDIPGPELKSPAKTQEDKPSGADMKNKAAAALLRRHGITLLPADTGSTLLTALQSGRTVGLSDAGKLLLKESGGARPLKIVLNRNNLTRLVAVTPQRRESREEEAAGCGAGCAARRELAAVRAALAVLTDQLAAAQRRLAALEGTSRGAD